One genomic window of Staphylococcus hsinchuensis includes the following:
- a CDS encoding poly-gamma-glutamate hydrolase family protein, whose protein sequence is MSDLYNSMTELVRTHNDSNDFMFSVDYRESSNLITAIHGGGIEAGTSELAQYTAEITNSNYFSFKGLKSSDNTELHVTSTHYDNPLLLTLNSQMNHTVSIHGYGDSEKNTYIGGSDKQLVTLISQYLTTAGFKNTIAPSNLGGVDIDNVTNKNKRGAGVQLELSTAQRKALFNNNDFSRANRESRINWSDDLRNYANAIAKALSYVN, encoded by the coding sequence ATGTCTGATTTATATAATTCTATGACTGAGTTGGTAAGAACGCATAACGATAGTAATGATTTTATGTTTAGTGTAGATTATCGTGAATCTAGTAACTTAATTACAGCGATTCATGGCGGTGGAATTGAAGCGGGTACTTCCGAACTCGCACAATATACTGCAGAAATAACAAACTCTAATTATTTTAGTTTCAAAGGTTTAAAAAGCTCAGATAATACAGAGTTGCATGTAACATCAACGCATTATGATAATCCTTTGTTACTAACGTTAAATAGTCAAATGAACCACACGGTATCTATTCACGGCTATGGTGATAGTGAGAAAAACACCTATATAGGTGGCAGTGATAAGCAACTTGTTACGTTGATTAGCCAATATTTAACGACAGCAGGTTTTAAAAATACAATCGCACCATCAAACTTAGGTGGGGTTGATATTGATAATGTAACAAATAAAAATAAACGTGGTGCAGGTGTTCAACTTGAGTTATCTACTGCGCAACGTAAAGCGTTATTTAATAATAATGATTTTAGTCGTGCAAATCGTGAAAGTCGTATAAATTGGAGCGACGACCTCCGAAATTATGCGAATGCAATA